One window of Elaeis guineensis isolate ETL-2024a chromosome 11, EG11, whole genome shotgun sequence genomic DNA carries:
- the LOC105033107 gene encoding LOW QUALITY PROTEIN: patatin-like protein 3 (The sequence of the model RefSeq protein was modified relative to this genomic sequence to represent the inferred CDS: substituted 1 base at 1 genomic stop codon) — protein MWPKKEVKKVLDEQRLGQAWCFLTSFINLYTPSDDPTIWVVDFFNLATRSGTGSILAAMLFTHGPDGHPLFSTDNALRLLIKNHSRLTIYSEKKILHKIFQRSDSGSCQTFFQRILDDTALQDMVKLVLIPCYDLASKAPFVFSQVDVVXTDGYDFLMQEVCAATCTTTVVVEMQSMDSRMRIRAVGGSLIMRNPTAVAVMHMLNNKQEFPFTIRVENLLVVYLRPGELEITEKSSMPPSVMEFIWIARMGQANIMDQVVAMAFGKNRAANLKF, from the exons ATGTGGCCTAAGAAAGAGGTGAAAAAAGTGCTCGACGAACAGCGCTTGGGACAAGCATGGTGTTTCCTCACTTCATTCATTAACCTCTATACACCCTCCGACGACCCTACTATCTGGGTTGTCGACTTCTTCAACCTCGCTACTAGATCTGGCACTGGCAGCATCCTTGCTGCGATGCTCTTCACCCATGGCCCCGACGGGCACCCACTCTTCTCCACTGATAACGCCCTCCGCCTTCTCATCAAGAACCACTCCCGTCTCACCATCTACAGTGAGAAGAAAATTCTCCACAAGATCTTTCAGCGATCGGACAGCGGCAGCTGTCAGACATTCTTCCAACGAATCCTCGACGACACCGCTCTGCAGGATATGGTGAAGCTGGTGCTGATCCCATGCTACGATTTAGCTTCCAAGGCACCATTTGTTTTCTCACAAGTGGACGTGGTGTAGACAGACGGCTATGATTTCTTGATGCAAGAGGTGTGTGCCGCAACATGCACCACCACAGTGGTGGTGGAGATGCAGTCGATGGATAGTCGGATGCGGATTAGGGCCGTCGGCGGGAGCTTGATAATGAGGAATCCCACGGCGGTAGCCGTCATGCACATGTTGAACAACAAGCAGGAGTTCCCCTTCACCATCAGGGTGGAGAACCTCTTAGTGGTGTATCTTCGTCCCGGAGAGCTAGAGATCACTGAAAAATCATCGATGCCACCATCCGTGATGGAATTCATCTGGATCGCTAGAATGGGCCAAGCCAACATT ATGGATCAAGTGGTGGCCATGGCATTCGGGAAGAACAGGGCAGcaaatctcaaattttaa